Proteins encoded together in one bacterium window:
- the ftsE gene encoding cell division ATP-binding protein FtsE, whose protein sequence is MLSFDNVEFHYKNQPVFTNLNMQLDYGEFVFVIGKSGIGKSTLMQLIYMNLFPLTGTVRIAEYDSQTIKPHQIPLLRRKIGVIFQDFKLLPDRNVYQNLAYVLKVTGASSTDIKKKINEVLAEVGLSHKRLNKPGELSGGEQQRVAIARAIINDPILILADEPTGNLDPDTSSEILALLKKINKRGTAVLVVTHNYEIVKKANERVIKLEDGRALKAIIKPKTEPQI, encoded by the coding sequence ATGCTTTCGTTTGACAATGTAGAATTTCATTATAAGAATCAACCGGTATTCACGAATCTGAACATGCAGCTGGATTACGGTGAATTTGTTTTTGTGATCGGTAAAAGCGGTATCGGCAAAAGCACATTGATGCAATTGATTTATATGAATTTGTTTCCACTTACAGGAACGGTGAGGATTGCTGAGTATGATTCCCAGACAATAAAACCTCATCAGATCCCGTTGCTCAGAAGAAAAATTGGAGTGATCTTCCAAGACTTCAAGCTGCTTCCTGATCGCAACGTTTATCAGAATTTAGCTTACGTATTAAAAGTAACCGGAGCCTCTTCTACTGATATTAAAAAGAAGATAAACGAAGTGCTTGCTGAAGTTGGACTTTCGCATAAAAGACTTAATAAGCCGGGTGAACTTTCCGGCGGTGAACAGCAACGAGTAGCAATTGCACGTGCGATCATAAATGATCCGATACTAATTCTTGCCGATGAACCAACAGGAAATCTTGATCCTGATACTTCATCCGAAATTTTAGCTCTTCTCAAAAAAATAAATAAAAGGGGAACAGCAGTGCTCGTCGTTACTCATAATTACGAGATTGTTAAAAAAGCTAATGAGAGAGTAATAAAACTTGAAGATGGAAGAGCATTAAAAGCAATTATAAAACCGAAAACAGAACCACAGATTTAA
- a CDS encoding adenylate kinase, protein MRLLLFGAPGVGKGTQAKLLSSKFNIPHISTGDILRQAVKDQTELGKKADEIMSRGDLVPDNIMMGIIHERLKKSDCENGFILDGFPRTINQAVELDKLLTELNLSDIKLINIYADEEEIVKRLNNRRACKVCGQIFTMSEIENFYLCPKCNSKNSFYLRDDDKEEVIRKRLNVFRQNTEPVLKHYEKQGKVISINGLGSIEDVNSELMRLLFQ, encoded by the coding sequence ATGCGACTACTATTATTTGGGGCACCCGGCGTTGGTAAAGGAACACAGGCAAAATTGCTCTCCTCTAAATTCAATATTCCTCATATTTCTACCGGGGATATTTTAAGACAAGCCGTCAAAGATCAAACTGAACTTGGAAAAAAAGCAGATGAAATTATGAGCAGAGGCGATCTTGTTCCAGACAATATCATGATGGGTATCATTCATGAAAGATTAAAAAAATCTGATTGTGAAAACGGTTTCATTCTTGACGGATTTCCCCGAACAATAAATCAAGCAGTTGAACTTGACAAACTTCTTACCGAACTAAATTTAAGTGATATCAAGCTCATTAATATTTATGCTGATGAAGAAGAAATTGTTAAAAGATTGAATAACCGGCGAGCCTGCAAAGTTTGCGGACAAATATTTACAATGTCAGAAATTGAAAATTTTTATCTATGTCCAAAATGCAATTCAAAGAATAGTTTTTACCTCCGTGACGATGACAAAGAAGAAGTAATAAGAAAGCGCCTGAATGTATTTCGGCAAAATACTGAACCAGTTCTAAAGCATTATGAGAAACAAGGAAAAGTGATTTCGATAAATGGTCTTGGCAGCATTGAGGATGTTAATAGCGAGTTGATGCGTTTACTTTTCCAGTAA
- a CDS encoding nucleoside deaminase, whose product MIFDETKYKFMFAALQEAEQAFEENEVPVGAVVVKDNKIIGRGHNQVERLKDATAHAEMIAITSAANHIGNWRLNDCAIFVTLEPCIMCTGALLASRVADLYFSAYDPKFGACGSIYNLAEDGKTNHKINVYSGIYSDESTKLLQDFFDILKNKNALKFSPPTA is encoded by the coding sequence ATGATTTTCGATGAAACAAAGTACAAATTTATGTTCGCAGCCCTTCAGGAAGCTGAACAAGCTTTTGAAGAAAATGAAGTTCCGGTTGGTGCTGTAGTTGTAAAAGACAACAAAATAATTGGTCGTGGTCATAATCAGGTTGAAAGATTAAAAGATGCAACTGCTCATGCAGAAATGATCGCTATTACTTCTGCTGCAAATCATATCGGTAACTGGCGTCTGAATGACTGCGCAATATTTGTAACTTTGGAACCTTGCATCATGTGTACGGGTGCTTTGCTAGCCTCACGCGTTGCTGATTTGTACTTCTCTGCATATGATCCAAAATTTGGTGCCTGCGGAAGTATTTACAATCTCGCTGAGGATGGAAAAACAAACCATAAAATAAATGTTTATTCGGGAATTTATTCGGATGAAAGCACAAAATTATTACAGGATTTCTTCGACATATTGAAGAATAAAAATGCCTTAAAGTTTTCTCCTCCAACAGCTTGA
- a CDS encoding radical SAM protein — MHNNSLNHLDYYRLPWNLTDNSISWLEPTSKCNLYCEGCYRLNEKDGHKSLDQVKADLDVFVKLRNADGVSIAGGDPLTHPDIIDIVKEVKKRNMKPIINTNGLALTKELLHELKKAGVFGFTFHIDSKQGRPQWKDKNELELNELRYKYARMLADEGNISCAFNSTVYEDTMKYIPEMVKWAHKNIDIVNVMVFILYRAVDNKEYDFYLGPQKIDMSQLVYNEDQVTRADIKAPEVVELIRKEYPDFDPCAYLNGSEKPDSFKWLLTGRLGTKKKIYGYVGSKGMEMVQMFYHLWFDKYLAYAAPKWTRRGKSMLLMGALDKKLRKAFFNYYKNPLNIFKRLHYQSVMIIQPVDFMPDGRQSMCDGCPDITVWNGQLVWSCRMEEQLKFGHNLKTYPKDFLN, encoded by the coding sequence ATGCATAACAATTCTTTAAACCATCTTGATTATTATCGCCTTCCATGGAATCTCACTGACAACTCTATTTCCTGGCTTGAACCAACTTCAAAGTGTAATTTATACTGTGAAGGCTGCTACAGATTAAACGAAAAAGATGGTCATAAATCTCTTGATCAGGTTAAAGCTGATCTTGATGTGTTCGTAAAATTAAGAAATGCTGATGGTGTATCCATTGCTGGCGGAGATCCGTTGACTCATCCCGATATAATTGATATCGTAAAAGAAGTTAAAAAAAGAAATATGAAGCCTATCATCAACACAAATGGATTGGCTTTAACAAAGGAATTACTTCACGAACTTAAAAAAGCGGGCGTGTTCGGCTTTACATTTCACATTGATAGCAAACAAGGAAGACCTCAATGGAAAGATAAAAACGAATTAGAGCTTAATGAATTAAGATATAAATATGCACGAATGCTTGCTGATGAAGGAAACATTTCCTGTGCATTTAATTCAACCGTATATGAAGACACGATGAAATACATTCCTGAAATGGTAAAATGGGCACATAAGAATATCGATATTGTGAACGTGATGGTATTCATTCTCTATCGTGCTGTTGATAACAAAGAATATGATTTTTATCTCGGTCCGCAAAAAATTGATATGAGCCAGCTTGTTTACAATGAAGATCAAGTAACAAGAGCTGATATAAAAGCTCCTGAGGTTGTTGAGTTGATCAGAAAAGAATATCCTGACTTTGATCCTTGCGCATATTTAAATGGTTCAGAAAAGCCGGATTCATTTAAATGGCTATTAACTGGAAGATTAGGTACAAAGAAAAAGATTTATGGATATGTTGGTAGCAAAGGAATGGAAATGGTTCAGATGTTTTATCATTTGTGGTTTGATAAATATCTGGCTTACGCAGCACCAAAATGGACGAGACGTGGCAAGAGTATGCTTTTAATGGGAGCTCTTGATAAAAAATTACGAAAAGCATTTTTCAACTATTATAAAAATCCGTTGAATATTTTTAAAAGACTCCACTACCAATCGGTTATGATAATTCAGCCAGTCGATTTTATGCCTGATGGAAGACAAAGTATGTGCGATGGCTGTCCGGATATAACTGTATGGAACGGTCAACTCGTTTGGTCTTGCAGAATGGAAGAGCAACTAAAGTTTGGACATAATCTTAAAACATATCCTAAAGATTTTTTAAATTAG
- a CDS encoding insulinase family protein, with protein MCRKKLMLTIGLMSIMLTNLNASDDKILPYPIYQHKLDNGLNVVTVPFDSPGLAAFYIVVRVGSRNEVEDGVTGFAHFFEHMMFRGTDKYPREEYNKVLKMTGAGANANTSLDRTIYHMTGNVDYLEKMFELESDRFMNLKYPEHDFKVEAGAVKGEYTKNFANPYQRLYESLLNTAFDVHTYKHTTMGFFEDIVDMPNQYEYSIEFFNRYYRPEYSTIVVVGDVNKEKVNSLAEKYFGNWETGNYSAEIPVEPPQKEKRSVHLQDGSIPPYMSMNYKGPAFSDTKIDMPAIDVMNTILFSQNSKLYKKLVVEEQKLRFLGGGAMDSRDPYLINIQASFINKDDFQYVRDEITKAINEIKHNGVDPKVLEETKSNLKYSYAMGIDNPDAIANSVSHYIYLTGDPESLNRLYTMYDKVTDEAIKMIADKYYIESGLTIATISADEKGGVE; from the coding sequence GTGTGCAGAAAAAAACTAATGCTGACCATAGGATTGATGTCGATCATGCTTACCAATTTAAACGCAAGTGACGACAAAATCCTACCGTATCCAATTTATCAACACAAATTAGATAACGGATTAAATGTAGTAACCGTTCCTTTTGATAGTCCTGGTCTTGCTGCATTCTATATTGTTGTTCGTGTAGGTTCAAGAAATGAAGTTGAAGATGGAGTAACAGGTTTTGCTCATTTCTTTGAACACATGATGTTCAGAGGGACAGATAAATATCCACGTGAAGAATATAACAAAGTATTAAAAATGACTGGTGCAGGTGCAAATGCAAACACTTCACTTGACCGGACAATTTATCATATGACAGGAAATGTTGATTATCTTGAAAAGATGTTTGAGCTGGAATCAGACAGATTTATGAATCTTAAATATCCTGAACACGATTTTAAAGTAGAAGCAGGTGCTGTTAAAGGTGAATACACAAAAAACTTTGCCAATCCTTATCAAAGACTTTACGAAAGTCTTTTGAACACTGCATTTGATGTTCATACTTACAAACATACTACAATGGGATTTTTTGAGGACATAGTTGACATGCCAAACCAGTATGAATATTCAATTGAGTTTTTTAATCGATACTACAGACCTGAGTATTCAACCATAGTTGTTGTTGGTGATGTTAACAAAGAAAAGGTTAATTCACTTGCTGAGAAATATTTTGGCAATTGGGAAACTGGAAATTACTCTGCTGAAATTCCTGTTGAACCACCGCAAAAAGAAAAAAGATCTGTTCATTTACAGGATGGTTCAATTCCACCATATATGAGCATGAATTATAAAGGTCCTGCATTCAGCGATACAAAAATTGATATGCCCGCAATTGATGTAATGAATACAATTCTATTCTCACAAAACTCAAAACTCTATAAAAAGCTTGTTGTTGAAGAACAGAAACTAAGATTTCTCGGTGGCGGAGCGATGGATTCCCGTGATCCATATCTTATCAATATCCAGGCTTCATTCATTAATAAAGATGATTTTCAATATGTGCGAGATGAAATAACAAAAGCGATTAATGAAATAAAACATAATGGAGTTGATCCAAAGGTTCTGGAAGAGACCAAATCGAATTTAAAATACAGTTATGCAATGGGTATTGATAATCCTGATGCAATAGCAAATTCAGTTAGTCATTACATTTATCTTACGGGTGATCCCGAGTCATTAAATCGTTTATATACAATGTACGATAAAGTAACTGACGAAGCCATCAAGATGATTGCAGATAAATATTACATTGAAAGCGGATTGACAATAGCTACAATTTCAGCCGATGAGAAAGGAGGGGTAGAATAA